One window of the Oncorhynchus mykiss isolate Arlee chromosome 5, USDA_OmykA_1.1, whole genome shotgun sequence genome contains the following:
- the LOC110524683 gene encoding uncharacterized protein C1orf87, producing the protein MALRNTSGTKAVPRLVVKIIGSKQVKYFITEETDKVNKAAIPLAVVDNVMKEPPDKQDSIVTRSHRQAEAEGGVGSAFQAELHKASNRLCMTAPSGDRSLSYIHQKNPAVIRTKLKVGTAARASEEEKRDLPEEEQEDCLSLAISEQLADWQASSPLRTIQEEVVAIDSALKGTISQSQITQAFLRHEVPLKLPTFRQLLLTFCDADHPDQVHYKDLVQFLSGIVLPKELQDDIKAEFGHVSHTSEVPKGCTEPPPASVDPMETERWLQRFQRMERAMHICDSQNTGYIDQDKARRLIQNYNHIFNLNLSPLRISEVTYCHGGRRQGKVHLDTALQYLKEL; encoded by the exons ATGGCCCTGAGAAATACCTCTGGAACTAAAGCAGTCCCCAGACTAGTTGTCAAGATCATAGGCAGCAAACAGGTCAAGTATTTCATCACAGAAGAGACAGACAA GGTGAATAAAGCAGCTATTCCTCTGGCCGTTGTGGATAATGTGATGAAGGAACCACCAGACAAACAGGACTCTATAGTGACCAGGTCACACAGACAAGCTGAGGCTGAGGGGGGTGTGGGGTCAGCTTTTCAGGCTGAGCTCCACAAG GCCTCAAACAGGCTGTGTATGACAGCTCCCTCTGGTGACCGTTCCCTGTCCTACATCCATCAGAAGAACCCAGCTGTCATAAGAACTAAACTCAAAGTAGGAACAGCAGCAAGGGCATCTGAGGAGGAAAAG AGAGATCTACCAGAGGAAGAACAGGAAGACTGTCTCTCATTGGCCATCAGTGAgcagctggctgactggcaggcTTCTTCACCCCTGAGGACCATTCAGGAGGAAGTGGTTGCAATTGACTCTGCCCTCAAAGGGACCATCAGCCAATCACAGATCACTCAGGCGTTTCTGAGACACGAGGTTCCACTGAAATTACCAACATTCCGTCAGCTCCTCCTAACGTTCTGTGATGCTGACCATCCAGATCAG GTGCATTACAAAGACCTTGTACAATTCCTCAGTGGTATTGTGTTACCCAAAGAGCTACAAGATGACATTAAG GCAGAGTTTGGGCATGTGTCACACACATCAGAAGTCCCCAAGGGTTGCACTGAGCCCCCACCAGCTTCTGTGGATCCCATGGAAACAGAAAGATGGCTCCAAAGGTTCCAGAGAATGGAGAGAGCCATGCACATATGTGACAGCCAGAACACCG GTTACATAGACCAGGACAAAGCCAGACGTCTGATTCAGAACTACAACCACATCTTCAACCTGAACCTGAGTCCCCTGAGGATCAGTGAGGTCACCTACTGTCATGGAGGGAGAAGACAGGGCAAAGTCCACCTGGACACAGCCCTACAGTACCTAAAGGAACTGTGA